Genomic window (Magnolia sinica isolate HGM2019 chromosome 10, MsV1, whole genome shotgun sequence):
GTATGTATTATAATGAAAATATTCACGATTTTTAACAAATGAAATCACTTTCTTACGTGTTTCAAGCTTTCACGATGTGatatgtgtatgtgagatcataTTAGTTCATTAAATTGACCTGGTTGTTTAAATAGTATAGCCTAAAAATGAGCTAGTCTAATCATCTTGTGTACTAAcaagtataaaaaataataaataaaaaaaagaaataaaaattgaaCAATATTTACATTCAAGGCACCTGTGTGGGCCATTTGATAACCCTAGACCCTGAATTCATGCCATGGTGCAtacatggtgggggccaccttgtgAACATTCAACTTCTTGCACATATGGAGAGGGTAAGATTTGAGTTATGCTTACACTGTAGATCCATTACAGTAGAAGCATAAAATAAACTAGTAAGAGTTCAATATGTCAATCTAATGGATGCACAACTTCTTTATCGACCATGAATGTTTGATTTAATGTGTATAATGTTTGATTTGCTGCTTGTTACAGTATGACATGTTCTTCAAGCAACATGACTTGGATGTGGAAGCATTTGTATTAGATGCATCGAGACGTATGAGTATTCATTACATTTCTTCACCTGAAATCAGTTTCTTAAAGGGTCTAAATGGAAAGCTTACGAAAGACAAGACCAAGCTCATCTTTCGATTTCTAGATGTTGACGCATTCGAACCGTCAACTAAGAAAAAGTATAGTGACATTTTGAAAGATCTTTCATCTATCAAATCATTTGCTTCTGGAATTCTTATTCCCAAGAACTACGTCTGGCCCATTGGTGTTGATCGGTATTTACAGTCTCATACCACTATCGTAACAGATGCTCAAAAAGTAGGACTCGAAGTTTATGCATCTGGTTTTGCAAATGACATCCCTGGAAGCTATAATTACAGTTATGACCCTACTACCGAATACTTACAATTCATTGATAACTCTCACTTCTCCGTAGATGGTGTGCTTACTGACTTTCCTTCAACTGCATCAGAGGCAATAGGTAAGTTGTTCTTTTGGTATTACACTATTTACACAATGTAAAAAAGAGGTAGCATATCATGTTCGATAAAGAAGCTGCATTTTTTATTTATCTCACAATAATATAAGAGGACCTATCTTCTGGTAACCTGAGTCATGGGATTATTCTCCATCGTGTGATATGTCGTAACATATATTTAATAAAAATGAGTAATGGGGCCACCCACAAtttgatataattttttttaaaaaaaatttctcacaTTCACTATGAGGCtcataaatgaatgattttatcACATAGAGATATGTTACATTTGTAACAGTTTACTGAGTagagaaaatattaaaaagaataatatgtATTTCCTCTTTAAAAGATGTAGTTTGTATCTATTAATTGagtattttactttttttaatatttttaacatgatatttaaaaaataaaaaactacatAAATAGTATCGCtataatattttgaatttttttttgcttttatttttatttactaacCATTTTGTAAGGTTATTgtaaacatttttatttttcaaataatgATTTCTTCGACTAGGCACTCTTTATAATGTTATATTCACTTGAATGCTGAAATATctcaatattttaatatattctttattttgtatatataaaTGATCTCAAGTTCATCGAAATTGGTTTAGTTTCGTTGAAGAATGAGTAGAAGTATACACATTTCGCGAGGTTACAACCAAAACCAGTTAAGGATGGTTTTGGCCAGGATTACTCATACTAAAATTAAGTTTTATTAAATTGGGGTGCATTATAAATATCAGCTCTAAATTAATGTTCTCTGGCCCATTTCAAAAGGTCCACTCCATCTAATTGTCTGAGCAATAACTGTTTTACTTAAATTGAAATGTATGCCcgataataaaattttatttatttttttagaacaaaattatttttataaatgatgTTGTAGTGCCTTTTTACACACTGACATGATATGAAGCTTCCATAAGGTGAGTTATAAAATGTTAGGAACAAATTAGGCTAGAAAACTTACCGAAGCAAGCACTTATTTTATTCTTAATTGTAAACAatgatattttatatttctttttcacATTTACTAATTAATAGTCATATCACACGTGGAGATGAAATCATGACTAGTCTTTATTAACAATAAATTTTGTAAGATTATACTTTTATAAACATCCTCTTATTTTTATGCAGCTTGCTTAGCAAATAACAAGAACAACACTCTACCAACCAAAGGTGACTTACTCTAATCttatgtttttttattattatgatttttcaCAAAATATATTCTATTTTGTACATACAAGTTCATGttcaaagtaaaaaagaaaaaaagaaggcatAGACATGTTTATACTTGCATTTATAATATAATCCTTACAGGGAGACCATTGATTATAACACACAATGGAGCAAGTGGAGTCTTCCCAGGTTGCACTGATCTTGCTTATCAGCAAGCAATCGATGATGGAGCTGATATAATAGATTGCTCAGTCCAAATGACAAAAGATGGAGTAGCATTCTGCTTGGATTCAGCAGACCTCATAGGTGATACAACGGCAGTCGCAACTTTTATGACTCGATCTGCTTCAATCTCAGAGATCCAAAAGGACAAGGGAATTTTCTCATTCGACCTCACATGGAGCGAGATTCAAAGCTTGAAGCGTATGACTTTTACACGAGCTTTTTATATAATGTGAAATTAAATATTGTCATTAGTTAAGGGTTTGGCCTTTTGCATTTAAagcaatttaaatttatttacatGATATAAACTTTTCTCTTCACTTTTTTTTGCCCCAAATCAATATCAATGTGTTTTGTATCTTATTTTAAATACATTGAATGCTtaattcatgaaaaaaaaatgcatttgaaTTCTAATTTAATAATTGTCTTGTCATGATTAAATAGGCCCATAAAAGTGTTAAAAGTATGACTACTTAGATTGTAAATAGCCTCTacctattttaatttttttcctttcagctgAACTAGCGAGCCCAGGAGCAGAAGCTGGCATTCTACGAAACCCGGCATCAAAGAACCAGGGAAAATTCATGACACTCGCTGACTTCCTCAATTTTGCAAAGGATAAGGCCGTTCCTGGAATCTTGATCAATATACAGGTAACCTTTTCTGGTAGATTTTGATCTAGTTTTAATGTTTCGAAGAATTTATTTGAAGTAATTTTCAACATtttaatgatattttgatattgatggtATATAtgcttaagaaaataaaaaagtaaaaaagaaaagaagatatagACCCATTCATTTAGAtattgaacttctcatggataaTGTAATCCATTTGAATCGCACTTCTAACATGTCAATGTAATAAATTAGTATAAGATCAGGATCATTTATCTAATGGGTCAATCATCTATGTGCCAAAACATGAAAATTAAGCCAGATTGATCATTGGATGGTTATACGTATATTAAAAAACTCCTTTATTGCTTTGCATCCAAGATACATTTGTGGCGCACACGAGAACTAGGGTAACATGAATTATAAGTTGCAGGGTGAACTTACTTCATACTTATCATAACATAATTTCACATCCATATTCTTTTGTAATGCAGAATGCTGCCTACCTAGCTTCAAAGAAAGGTCTTGGCATTATTAATGCAGTCACAAGTGCCTTGAGCAAGGCCGGATATGAGAAAGAGACTACACAACAAGTTTTAATTCAATCAGATGATAGTTCAGTTCTTTTGGCATTCAAGCAATTTACGAATTACAAGCGAGTTCTCTTGGTTCCAGAGATAATTAGTAACATTCCTAAACCAACGGTTAAGGAAATTAAGGAATTTGCGGATGCAGTTACCCTCCCTAGAGCTTCAATTGTATCATATTCAGGCTCATTCGTATCTGGTTTCACCGACGTTGTCAGTAATATGCATGCTGCAAATATTTCTGTCTATGTATCGACACTGAGGAATGAATATATATCAATAGCATTTGACTTTTTCTctgatccaatggtggagatttgCACTTATGCCATGGGAATTGGCATTGATGGGATTGTAGTGGAATTTCCAAGGACAGCAAGCACATACTTGAGTAAGTTTTTCATcaacttatctctctcatacCATGATCCAAAACCATTCCCCAAATGAGCGGCATAGTGGATAAATTATTTTTCGTAAATTGCATACATTAGAGAATCCAATCCAATTAGTGGGGATTCCTAATCTATGCATACCACTATCTCTCCTACCATTCATTTGTAGGTCAATTGTCAAATAGTTATGAttgttttattaaaaatattgtccatcatccatcattaTCTCTTAAAAATGACCATCATACCATGCGTCCAGATTTGCGGATAATCTCAACACGGAGCACAAGTACTTGGTACACCATATACAAATAAGCTCAAgtacaaatacatacatacatacatacatatgtgtgtgtgtgcgtgtgtatattcATAAACACATCAATACCAACACCATATTATTGTACATGCACATATATGTAAATAGTTTATGCACAATTGACATCCATTCTTTTTACAGGGAGCCCATGTTTCAACCCCAGTGACAACGTGGCATACTCCATCTTACCCGCAGAACCTGGTTCTTTGCTTTCTTTGGCCCCACCAGAGGTGTTGCCACCTACAGAACCACCAGCACCATCACTTACTATTGCCGATGTTGAAGACCCACCATTACCGCCAGTTATAAACCCTACGACTCCACCGGTTGCCAGTCCAACTAATACACTAAGTGGCCAACCATCAAATAATTCTATTAATTTGGTCTTATGCTTAGCGTTGGTGGGCCTAAGCTTCATGTCTTTAAGCTACCACTGATTGGAATGGAGTGCATGGAGTTGTAATTATTACTTTAATGCTTAGGGTGACTTTTTTATATTCTTATGCTTGATTTCTCTTTAGAGATTGTAACATGACGAGGTAATTGTGTTGAATCTGCtcgtaataaaattttattttctcacCACGTTATTATTCAACTTTTACAGAAATGTAAGGACAACTGGATAACCCACGTGAATGTGTGTGAGATTTGGGTCGTTCTTCTAGTGGGCCCAATCTTGTATATTCTATAGCCTAAGAAATAGAATGGTCTATTCATAATATGAGACGGACACATATAGAAAAAGTTTATGGTAAGATGGTTAGACATGCATGCAATGGTCACTTAATGGTCATAATGGCCTAACTTTCACAAGCCATGATACATTAATTGAGGTTAGTTGATGAGACAATAAATaagatttttaatataaataggtGGTATATCTGAAAATTTGAATATGTATACTAATAAGAAGATGGCTTGGATTTTACCCACTCCTCCCAACTCCTTATCCTATGTGAGTAGCCTGCTCCCACATCTCCTTACATTTGTGTGTAGTCCACACAACGAACCTATCCAACAAAGactacataaggcccattgtgagttCTGTataacatccatccatacatgtgTTGTATCGCCTAATGTTAGGAAAGGACATTAGCCAAAACTCAATGGGTAAAAAAAAGAAGTGTGGATAAGATGACCACTATTAAtgaccttctctttctctctgtgTATAACCATATCTTTCACATTAATCTTTTTTCTCTCCTACATAtgtatttctccttttttttttttacctaccCATTTATCCACATGAACGCATGTGTCAATTCTTCTAGTATTTATATAAAAGAATGACATTTACTGATAGACCAAGTCATCTAATCAGTATGGTTTTTTTCATCTGGTATTAACCCATAAAATTTATGTGCATATAATGTATAGCTTATATCGATTGCTTAAACTATCCAGGTGTCCTAGTGGGGTGATTTATACCACAACACACTACCTGAACATTTTCCAACATTTACCCCACTCACCCACACACATAATAGCATACAAGAATAGAACTATTTTTAGAATCTCATCTATTACTCAAACTCAAttcatcactacaagaaaaagaaTTGAATATGAAAGACATAATAGGCATCGTGTTTAATTAATTGGAAGAATATATCAAATAActattgggggccttgcacaaaaccttaggatctagcctcccaaaacaaactagaattatgggataataaaacaatgaaataaatcaaagcataaacgaCACCAcccaagagatttttatgtggaaaaccctcaaagaggtaaaaatcacgggaccttatctaaatcaacaacccattataaagtagaacattacaacattcttcacttacgcaggagtggataaacaataagagaataaaagaaaaacggagataTCTCACCGATCGCAAAGACGTAAAAGCGTTGAGATATTGATTACAAAGTAGATCAcatccacgagcataacctcccttctacaagcttcctctctctttctctttctctctctctctcacctttgatagccctaaaccctttagcaaacccttgcaaagctttaggaaaccctcttacattacctagaaaggccctaggcacccatatttatagatttggaaatcctctttcgcacctcttgcgaaaccgcctccaaTTTTCGTAGTCCGc
Coding sequences:
- the LOC131257588 gene encoding glycerophosphodiester phosphodiesterase GDPDL7-like, giving the protein MVRSLFFILLLLYGVSAQKSQQKWLTLSGDAPLVIARGGYSGLFPESSQFAYQFAISTSLSNVVLFCDLQLTKDGAGICRTNLKLDNSTNIALIYPKGEKKYAVNGELVSGWFSIDYTAEQLFTNVSLIQNVFSRPSLFDDTLPMSMVEDVTGLRPPRFWLNVQYDMFFKQHDLDVEAFVLDASRRMSIHYISSPEISFLKGLNGKLTKDKTKLIFRFLDVDAFEPSTKKKYSDILKDLSSIKSFASGILIPKNYVWPIGVDRYLQSHTTIVTDAQKVGLEVYASGFANDIPGSYNYSYDPTTEYLQFIDNSHFSVDGVLTDFPSTASEAIACLANNKNNTLPTKGRPLIITHNGASGVFPGCTDLAYQQAIDDGADIIDCSVQMTKDGVAFCLDSADLIGDTTAVATFMTRSASISEIQKDKGIFSFDLTWSEIQSLKPELASPGAEAGILRNPASKNQGKFMTLADFLNFAKDKAVPGILINIQNAAYLASKKGLGIINAVTSALSKAGYEKETTQQVLIQSDDSSVLLAFKQFTNYKRVLLVPEIISNIPKPTVKEIKEFADAVTLPRASIVSYSGSFVSGFTDVVSNMHAANISVYVSTLRNEYISIAFDFFSDPMVEICTYAMGIGIDGIVVEFPRTASTYLRSPCFNPSDNVAYSILPAEPGSLLSLAPPEVLPPTEPPAPSLTIADVEDPPLPPVINPTTPPVASPTNTLSGQPSNNSINLVLCLALVGLSFMSLSYH